A single genomic interval of Oryza sativa Japonica Group chromosome 7, ASM3414082v1 harbors:
- the LOC4343269 gene encoding ranBP2-type zinc finger protein At1g67325, translating into MASAKVENRGGGGFGSKRSRNDVSVREGDWTCPQCGNVNFSFRNVCNRGACGAPRPSPSLSPRVPPPPAAGYDRPHLGYDRPHLFYGSAGTPPPIPLGSGSYGAPYPHLGLRYGYGPPVGPPASYGLFSSYGQPGPMGSPMGGMGYGPGPELGRYGYGFRGSPMPVSSPWSGGALVENNDSSASRKRRGGPDGMAENDWICPKCENVNFSFRNSCNMKKCGAPRPSPGSNATPCRKDKDAPEGSWTCPECNNLNYPFRTACNRKGCGSSRPAAATAN; encoded by the exons ATGGCTTCCGCGAAG GTGGAgaaccgcggcggcggtgggttcGGTTCGAAGAGGTCACGCAACGACG TGTCTGTAAGGGAGGGGGACTGGACTTGTCCTCAGTGTGGTAATGTCAACTTCAGTTTTAGAAATGTTTGCAACCGCGGAGCCTGTGGTGCACCCCGTCCATCACCGAGTCTAAGCCCA AGAGTgccacctcctcctgctgctggaTATGATCGGCCACATCTTGGATATGATCGGCCACATCTGTTTTATGGTAGTGCTGGCACCCCACCTCCTATTCCTCTTGGATCTGGTAGCTATGGTGCCCCCTATCCACATCTTGGCTTGCGGTATGGATATGGTCCACCAGTAGGACCTCCTGCTTCATATGgccttttttcttcttatggTCAACCTGGACCAATGGGCAGTCCGATGGGAG GCATGGGCTATGGCCCTGGACCTGAGCTAGGCCGATATGGTTATGGTTTTAGAGGATCTCCAATGCCG GTTTCTAGCCCATGGTCTGGTGGAGCATTAGTGGAAAATAATGACAGCTCTGCTTCACGCAAGCGTCGTGGAG GCCCAGATGGAATGGCTGAGAATGACTGGATCTGCCCAAAGTGTGAGAATGTCAACTTTTCCTTCAGAAACAGTTGCAATATGAAGAAATGTGGAGCTCCAAGGCCAAGCCCT GGATCTAATGCTACCCCATGTCGCAAAGACAAGGACGCTCCGGAAGGGAGCTGGACCTGCCCGGAGTGCAACAACCTGAACTACCCTTTCCGCACGGCGTGCAATCGGAAAGGCTGCGGAAGCAGCAGGCCGGCAGCGGCCACGGCGAACTAG
- the LOC4343270 gene encoding vacuolar protein sorting-associated protein 32 homolog 1 has translation MFAWLLRGCRDECSASDQLKQARDVFVAKEAVLQKKISQEMERAKEFTKSGNKQAAMQCLKRKKYYESQMNQVGSVQLRINTKEKMIADHSGNKEDK, from the exons ATGTTCGCCTGGCTCCTCCGCGGCTGCCGCGACGAGTGCTCCGCCTCCGACCAGCTCAAGCAG GCCCGTGATGTCTTCGTGGCAAAAGAGGCAGTTCTGCAAAAGAAGATCTCTCAGGAGATGGAACGTGCCAAGGAGTTCACAAAATCAGGAAATAAGCAAGCAGCAATGCAGTGCTTGAAGAGGAAGAAATACTATGAAAGCCAAATGAATCAGGTTGGAAGTGTCCAGTTGCGCATTAATACCAAGGAGAAGATGATTGCTGATCATAGCGGGAATAAAGAAGACAAGTGA
- the LOC4343271 gene encoding COP9 signalosome complex subunit 7 isoform X2 encodes MAMDAERRQAELIEQFSAQAAALSSSAPQLAALVLEATSHPALFAFSELLSLPALSKLTGTQYASSLDVLRLFAYGTLKDYKSNSGNLPALLPDQVRKLKQLSVLTLAESTKVLPYDQLMQELDVSNVRELEDFLINECMYSGIVRGKLDQLRRCFEVQFATGRDLTPDQLNNMIDTLSDWLGTSDNLLHQIQEKIKWADTMSEVNKKHQKEFEDKVEEAKKSIKADIDLRGHDDFLSEPGGIMDFEEDRIRPKRRRQPMA; translated from the exons atggcgatggacgcggagcggcggcaggcggagcTGATCGAGCAGTTCTCCGCGCAGGCGGCCGCCctctcctcgtcggcgccgcagCTGGCGGCGCTCGTGCTCGAGGCCACCTCCCACCCGGCCCTCTTCGCCTTCTCCgagctcctctccctccccgccCTCTCCAAG CTCACTGGAACGCAGTATGCGTCGTCTCTGGACGTGCTCCGCCTCTTCGCCTATGGGACATTGAAGGACTACAAGA GTAATTCTGGCAATCTCCCTGCATTGTTACCTGATCAAGTCCGGAAGCTGAAGCAACTCAGCGTGCTAACTTTGGCTGAGTCAACCAAG GTGCTACCATATGATCAACTCATGCAAGAATTGGATGTTTCCAATGTAAGAGAACTCGAAGATTTCCTCATCAATGAGTGCATGTACTCG GGTATTGTCAGGGGCAAATTGGATCAGCTGCGGAGGTGTTTTGAG GTACAATTTGCAACTGGAAGGGATCTTACACCTGATCAGCTGAACAATATGATAGATACATTATCTGACTG GCTGGGAACATCGGATAATTTATTGCATCAGATTCAGGAGAAAATTAAGTGGGCTGATACAATGAGTGAAGTGAACAAGAAGCACCAGAAAGAGTTCGAAGACAAGGTAGAAGAAGCCAAAAAATCAATCAAG GCAGACATCGACTTACGGGGGCATGACGACTTTCTCTCTGAACCTGGAGGAATAATGGATTTTGAAGAGGACCGCATCCGACCAAAAag GAGGCGACAACCAATGGCATAG
- the LOC4343271 gene encoding COP9 signalosome complex subunit 7 isoform X1, with amino-acid sequence MAMDAERRQAELIEQFSAQAAALSSSAPQLAALVLEATSHPALFAFSELLSLPALSKLTGTQYASSLDVLRLFAYGTLKDYKSNSGNLPALLPDQVRKLKQLSVLTLAESTKVLPYDQLMQELDVSNVRELEDFLINECMYSGIVRGKLDQLRRCFEVQFATGRDLTPDQLNNMIDTLSDWLGTSDNLLHQIQEKIKWADTMSEVNKKHQKEFEDKVEEAKKSIKQADIDLRGHDDFLSEPGGIMDFEEDRIRPKRRRQPMA; translated from the exons atggcgatggacgcggagcggcggcaggcggagcTGATCGAGCAGTTCTCCGCGCAGGCGGCCGCCctctcctcgtcggcgccgcagCTGGCGGCGCTCGTGCTCGAGGCCACCTCCCACCCGGCCCTCTTCGCCTTCTCCgagctcctctccctccccgccCTCTCCAAG CTCACTGGAACGCAGTATGCGTCGTCTCTGGACGTGCTCCGCCTCTTCGCCTATGGGACATTGAAGGACTACAAGA GTAATTCTGGCAATCTCCCTGCATTGTTACCTGATCAAGTCCGGAAGCTGAAGCAACTCAGCGTGCTAACTTTGGCTGAGTCAACCAAG GTGCTACCATATGATCAACTCATGCAAGAATTGGATGTTTCCAATGTAAGAGAACTCGAAGATTTCCTCATCAATGAGTGCATGTACTCG GGTATTGTCAGGGGCAAATTGGATCAGCTGCGGAGGTGTTTTGAG GTACAATTTGCAACTGGAAGGGATCTTACACCTGATCAGCTGAACAATATGATAGATACATTATCTGACTG GCTGGGAACATCGGATAATTTATTGCATCAGATTCAGGAGAAAATTAAGTGGGCTGATACAATGAGTGAAGTGAACAAGAAGCACCAGAAAGAGTTCGAAGACAAGGTAGAAGAAGCCAAAAAATCAATCAAG CAGGCAGACATCGACTTACGGGGGCATGACGACTTTCTCTCTGAACCTGGAGGAATAATGGATTTTGAAGAGGACCGCATCCGACCAAAAag GAGGCGACAACCAATGGCATAG
- the LOC4343271 gene encoding COP9 signalosome complex subunit 7 isoform X4, with the protein MAMDAERRQAELIEQFSAQAAALSSSAPQLAALVLEATSHPALFAFSELLSLPALSKLTGTQYASSLDVLRLFAYGTLKDYKSNSGNLPALLPDQVRKLKQLSVLTLAESTKVLPYDQLMQELDVSNVRELEDFLINECMYSGIVRGKLDQLRRCFEVQFATGRDLTPDQLNNMIDTLSDWLGTSDNLLHQIQEKIKWADTMSEVNKKHQKEFEDKVEEAKKSIKLNNLSRQTSTYGGMTTFSLNLEE; encoded by the exons atggcgatggacgcggagcggcggcaggcggagcTGATCGAGCAGTTCTCCGCGCAGGCGGCCGCCctctcctcgtcggcgccgcagCTGGCGGCGCTCGTGCTCGAGGCCACCTCCCACCCGGCCCTCTTCGCCTTCTCCgagctcctctccctccccgccCTCTCCAAG CTCACTGGAACGCAGTATGCGTCGTCTCTGGACGTGCTCCGCCTCTTCGCCTATGGGACATTGAAGGACTACAAGA GTAATTCTGGCAATCTCCCTGCATTGTTACCTGATCAAGTCCGGAAGCTGAAGCAACTCAGCGTGCTAACTTTGGCTGAGTCAACCAAG GTGCTACCATATGATCAACTCATGCAAGAATTGGATGTTTCCAATGTAAGAGAACTCGAAGATTTCCTCATCAATGAGTGCATGTACTCG GGTATTGTCAGGGGCAAATTGGATCAGCTGCGGAGGTGTTTTGAG GTACAATTTGCAACTGGAAGGGATCTTACACCTGATCAGCTGAACAATATGATAGATACATTATCTGACTG GCTGGGAACATCGGATAATTTATTGCATCAGATTCAGGAGAAAATTAAGTGGGCTGATACAATGAGTGAAGTGAACAAGAAGCACCAGAAAGAGTTCGAAGACAAGGTAGAAGAAGCCAAAAAATCAATCAAG TTGAACAATTTAAGCAGGCAGACATCGACTTACGGGGGCATGACGACTTTCTCTCTGAACCTGGAGGAATAA
- the LOC4343271 gene encoding COP9 signalosome complex subunit 7 isoform X3, with product MAMDAERRQAELIEQFSAQAAALSSSAPQLAALVLEATSHPALFAFSELLSLPALSKLTGTQYASSLDVLRLFAYGTLKDYKSNSGNLPALLPDQVRKLKQLSVLTLAESTKVLPYDQLMQELDVSNVRELEDFLINECMYSGIVRGKLDQLRRCFEVQFATGRDLTPDQLNNMIDTLSDWLGTSDNLLHQIQEKIKWADTMSEVNKKHQKEFEDKVEEAKKSIKKLNNLSRQTSTYGGMTTFSLNLEE from the exons atggcgatggacgcggagcggcggcaggcggagcTGATCGAGCAGTTCTCCGCGCAGGCGGCCGCCctctcctcgtcggcgccgcagCTGGCGGCGCTCGTGCTCGAGGCCACCTCCCACCCGGCCCTCTTCGCCTTCTCCgagctcctctccctccccgccCTCTCCAAG CTCACTGGAACGCAGTATGCGTCGTCTCTGGACGTGCTCCGCCTCTTCGCCTATGGGACATTGAAGGACTACAAGA GTAATTCTGGCAATCTCCCTGCATTGTTACCTGATCAAGTCCGGAAGCTGAAGCAACTCAGCGTGCTAACTTTGGCTGAGTCAACCAAG GTGCTACCATATGATCAACTCATGCAAGAATTGGATGTTTCCAATGTAAGAGAACTCGAAGATTTCCTCATCAATGAGTGCATGTACTCG GGTATTGTCAGGGGCAAATTGGATCAGCTGCGGAGGTGTTTTGAG GTACAATTTGCAACTGGAAGGGATCTTACACCTGATCAGCTGAACAATATGATAGATACATTATCTGACTG GCTGGGAACATCGGATAATTTATTGCATCAGATTCAGGAGAAAATTAAGTGGGCTGATACAATGAGTGAAGTGAACAAGAAGCACCAGAAAGAGTTCGAAGACAAGGTAGAAGAAGCCAAAAAATCAATCAAG AAGTTGAACAATTTAAGCAGGCAGACATCGACTTACGGGGGCATGACGACTTTCTCTCTGAACCTGGAGGAATAA